A genomic window from Thermococcus nautili includes:
- a CDS encoding type II/IV secretion system ATPase subunit, whose amino-acid sequence MAQVVSDTLEEAMARNPHLRKYVDQFRKKYGKMPEFHAQLSRDMKEIMYPNIIYPVGDPIFIHIYADPATAEKRYIVIEPRIESREEEEKYNKIRDKILEIAPTRDIPEEQEEFERFLDALFDEAVLSLVKSGKGSPFGKGQRFVITKDEMEKFRYLIKRDIIGIGPLEPLARDPYIEDIHIIGANNVSLVHKIFEMMQTNITFGDDVKLADYFKNISERIGRPVSDRNPIVDGALPDGSRINIIYSPDISIKGPSATIRKFSATPISITQLIAWGTLSAEVAAYLWIALEYGMSVFVCGETASGKTTLLNSIIPFIKPGSKIFTAEDTPEVQVPHPVWQRLITRERGPEESRVTLFDLLKAALRSRPNYIIVGEIRGAEGAIAFQAMQTGHPVMSTFHAGDIKKMIQRFTGHPINVPITFIDNLNIAVFQQAVYVRGKFLRRTVSVVEIEGYYEELGGVATRNVFEWDPVADKHIFRGFNNSYILERKIAEIAGYEDPKDIYNELFLRARILQRMVELGITNYWDVYKEIKAFYLRGLEGLSFRV is encoded by the coding sequence ACCCTTGAGGAGGCAATGGCGAGGAACCCCCACCTTCGCAAGTACGTTGACCAGTTTAGGAAGAAGTACGGCAAGATGCCGGAGTTCCACGCCCAGCTCAGCAGGGACATGAAGGAGATAATGTACCCCAACATCATCTACCCAGTGGGAGACCCGATATTCATCCACATCTACGCCGACCCCGCCACCGCCGAAAAGCGCTACATCGTCATCGAGCCAAGGATAGAGAGCAGGGAAGAGGAGGAGAAGTACAACAAAATCCGTGACAAAATCCTTGAGATAGCCCCGACCAGGGACATTCCGGAGGAGCAGGAGGAGTTTGAGAGGTTCCTCGATGCCCTCTTCGATGAGGCCGTCTTGAGCCTCGTCAAGTCCGGTAAGGGAAGCCCCTTCGGCAAGGGCCAGCGCTTCGTTATAACCAAGGATGAGATGGAGAAGTTCCGCTACCTCATCAAGAGGGACATCATAGGTATCGGACCCCTCGAGCCCCTCGCGAGGGACCCGTACATTGAGGATATCCACATCATCGGTGCCAACAACGTCTCCCTCGTCCACAAGATATTCGAGATGATGCAGACCAACATAACCTTCGGCGATGACGTCAAGCTCGCTGACTACTTCAAGAACATATCGGAGCGCATTGGAAGGCCCGTCAGCGACAGGAACCCGATAGTTGACGGTGCTCTACCAGACGGCTCCCGTATAAACATCATCTACTCGCCGGACATCTCCATCAAGGGTCCGAGCGCGACAATCCGTAAGTTCTCGGCGACGCCGATAAGCATCACCCAGCTGATAGCGTGGGGAACGCTCAGCGCAGAGGTCGCCGCCTACCTCTGGATAGCCCTCGAGTACGGTATGAGCGTCTTCGTATGTGGTGAGACGGCTTCCGGTAAGACCACCCTGCTGAACTCCATTATCCCCTTCATCAAGCCCGGTTCAAAGATATTCACCGCCGAGGATACGCCGGAGGTTCAGGTTCCCCACCCCGTCTGGCAGAGGCTCATCACGCGTGAGCGCGGTCCCGAGGAGAGCCGTGTTACCCTGTTCGACCTCCTCAAGGCGGCCCTGCGTTCGAGGCCGAACTACATCATCGTCGGTGAGATTCGTGGTGCCGAAGGAGCTATAGCGTTCCAGGCAATGCAGACCGGTCACCCGGTCATGAGCACCTTCCACGCGGGTGACATCAAGAAGATGATACAGCGTTTCACCGGCCATCCGATAAACGTCCCGATAACCTTCATTGACAACCTTAACATAGCGGTCTTCCAGCAGGCGGTCTACGTCAGGGGTAAGTTCCTGAGGAGAACGGTGAGCGTCGTCGAGATTGAGGGCTACTACGAGGAGCTCGGAGGAGTTGCGACGAGGAACGTCTTCGAGTGGGACCCCGTTGCGGACAAGCACATCTTCAGGGGTTTCAACAACTCCTACATCCTTGAGAGGAAGATAGCCGAGATTGCCGGCTACGAAGACCCCAAGGACATCTACAATGAGCTCTTCCTGCGCGCGAGAATCCTCCAGAGGATGGTCGAGCTCGGCATAACCAACTACTGGGACGTCTACAAGGAAATCAAGGCCTTCTACCTCAGGGGTCTCGAAGGCTTGAGCTTCAGGGTCTGA